The Apium graveolens cultivar Ventura unplaced genomic scaffold, ASM990537v1 ctg6343, whole genome shotgun sequence region AGTTACACGCCAGGAGTAAATTTACGTTACATTGCTGTCGGAAATGAAGTTGATCCGAATCCAAACCGGGGTACTTCCCAATATGTTAGTTATGTTCTTCCGGCTATGAAAAATGTGCATGATGCAATTGTGGCAGCAGGACTGCAAAATCAGATTAAGGTTTCCACCGCAACGTACTCAGGTGTCACTAATGGATATCCTCCGTCACAGGGTTCATTCCAAGATAGTGCAAAAGGGTTCATGGGGCCAATCATTCAGTTTTTAGCCCAAAACAATTTGCCACTGCTAGCAAATATTTACCCTTATATTAGCTTGCTAGGAAGTTCTCAGATAAGTCTTCAATATGCTACGTTTACATCACCAAATGTGGTCGTATCTGATGGCAGTCGGACATACTGGAACCTTTTTGATGCATTGCTAGATACTATGTATTCGGCTGTTGAGAGAGCTGGTGGTCCGAACATCGAGATTATTGTGTCAGAGAGTGGATGGCCTTCTGCAGGCGATAGAGAGGCAAGTCTACAAAACGCAGGAACTTATATTGGAAATTTAATCTATCACGTTAAAAATAATGGGACACCAAAAAGACCAGGGAAACTTATAGAAGCTTACATATTTGCAATGTTTGATGAAAACCTCAAGGGAGGGGCGGAGACTGAGAGAAATTTTGGGCTCTTCAACCCCAACCAGCAGCCCAAATACCAACTCAGTTTTTGAGCTATGACTATAAagaaaataaggcccattatcGACAATATGGACCACGTAAAGATTACAGTCACGTTAAGGAGGGTAATTCTACTTTTTTACGTCTGAGATCAGTTTGTTTTCACCAGACTGCAGTCTGGCTGTCATTTGTACGTTCTAGCAAgcaataaaaataaataaaaccaGAAATTAAGCATAATGAAGTTTTTTTGTTCTCATTTGATTTTGCTTCATGGCTTTCTATAAGTCATCAAGTGATTCCAAGATACTTCAGAAGTGATTTTGATATAGAAATTCTAGTAATTAGTGACAGGTTCATCGAATATTATTCATTGGGAGTATCAGATCAGTCAAACTACTCGTGTTTCTTAGTACTCCATCATTCACTACTCAGCCTGTTACTTGATGAGTAACTTTTTCTTAGTACTCC contains the following coding sequences:
- the LOC141703222 gene encoding glucan endo-1,3-beta-glucosidase-like, whose amino-acid sequence is MSKLGFMQSSFLFLGIFMHAIKITEAQSVGVCYGRNGNNLPSQQATINLFKANRIGKIRLYDPDQAALQALRGTSIEVILDVPNSDLQSLQDPAAARTWVQNNVESYTPGVNLRYIAVGNEVDPNPNRGTSQYVSYVLPAMKNVHDAIVAAGLQNQIKVSTATYSGVTNGYPPSQGSFQDSAKGFMGPIIQFLAQNNLPLLANIYPYISLLGSSQISLQYATFTSPNVVVSDGSRTYWNLFDALLDTMYSAVERAGGPNIEIIVSESGWPSAGDREASLQNAGTYIGNLIYHVKNNGTPKRPGKLIEAYIFAMFDENLKGGAETERNFGLFNPNQQPKYQLSF